From a single Rutidosis leptorrhynchoides isolate AG116_Rl617_1_P2 chromosome 5, CSIRO_AGI_Rlap_v1, whole genome shotgun sequence genomic region:
- the LOC139849867 gene encoding serine/threonine-protein kinase TIO-like has product MSSLKESEHLSLPFQVVKSATKNFTTIIGKGGFGEVYKGELKLSNELTTVAVKRLLINNLSGQGAKEFLTEIHLLSRYNHPNLVSLLGYCEERNEKVLIYKYAHRGSLDKYLRSANNSTCELTWKQRLKICIDAARGLDYLHNHVEDHQRVIHRDVKSANVLLDDNWKAMIADLGLSKLGRANESDTFLVTNACGTEGYCDPAYRQTRILTKESDVYSFGVVLFEVLCGRLCFQSNLHSKEQLLPQLAQKYYKKEKLKMIIDPTLIKYVESNSVKKFARIAYQCLLEDRKGRPSMDLVLQELEKVLDMLDNTNEKSDSPIAITSRDKLDIHPSKDVVFNKGSMLLSSGAEDKNREIKSKKTFFRRNWTPIPLPESCTGFLDYENRDQHNTWLNQSELRVNSSTVLDEIFTEHVSMIVDILRNKKSDNDVRPPGLLDDLLVKCFSVIKKLLENHGGGFDDTYIRHCVAILDLYKEVSGFIKDAPERLVYESVACVTIIISRVTQGLKASVATKDAEVATNGPREILDHAKASGVIDSLLSCLVTCGTSLISGSSKLLLVACETCEAIWSLIDASEIQHTKENALVFPFSLKYSIASDRISIKGGPLMGEGGEKIVELVTQAFLGSEPMQVAIFYCLRQRLEASWSSVIQIISRCCIHNNSVATVVCGLSSTLHVNIAISGSGDNTIVSEVFSIISLCASFDRDPQTGDTISLKSKVSNPNALIHHACLLLASVAQSLNSTGVKTALSMLTSSPKRQKSRLSDLAHHYSLCDGVHNIQPHSMSAMLAFASILYLEIDAPNQRSIHKKAFPLISKSTTLCDYLKILSTNAQGDNKIMFSYWHGFRDGFVGLLCYRLYWVGVSDLEDSGTSDHIPKTLIDLLGNKQSNEIGLSTVGVLRTIYLLFLCLKGGSSFFHQVLLTREHVKILCDLISDVLLCEGPGGGDKYKIVKYTIELLVDILEFPFVASEESNLLQDMESGNRKDMLKDIETNMDKYVQILSEVGVPGKIVKCLQLLEVHDTARPLSLVTKMVVHRSLVVELVDDLLDPIIMKKLLDDISPYYVKVDVLEILTKLAEMDEDFYEHINGADIFEQLRTCLTHVKPSVRAWACDAIKQMCLHSSYFYGLLAHHDIISVLANLLFDKDNYPLGFAVRAILYTAFHSDFLYEELRKCIPQLAQLLLSAEFYTTKQNVASCLHNLSFHSDKLGQDMISKGAIDALLKVVSDYSVVALDPSKIDDITETPLDRTLSTLAKMCDYPLCKKFISSSNVYPAIGELRQSPIEDIANHATKIIDKTS; this is encoded by the exons ATGTCATCTCTTAAAGAATCAGAACATCTCAGTTTACCCTTCCAAGTTGTTAAATCAGCCACTAAAAACTTCACAACAATAATCGGTAAGGGTGGATTTGGCGAAGTTTATAAAGGAGAACTTAAACTCTCTAATGAACTTACAACTGTTGCTGTTAAGCGactactaattaacaacctttcggGTCAGGGAGCTAAAGAGTTTTTAACGGAGATTCATTTGCTCTCTCGTTATAATCATCCGAATCTCGTCTCACTTCTCGGTTATTGCGAAGAACGCAACGAAAAAGTACTCATTTATAAATACGCACATCGTGGAAGCCTTGATAAATACCTACGTAGTGCAAATAATTCGACTTGTGAATTAACATGGAAACAACGGTTAAAAATCTGCATCGATGCAGCACGTGGTTTGGATTATCTCCATAACCACGTTGAAGATCATCAACGAGTAATTCATCGAGACGTTAAAAGTGCTAATGTTCTTTTGGATGATAATTGGAAAGCAATGATTGCGGATCTCGGTCTTTCAAAACTAGGACGTGCGAATGAAAGTGATACTTTTCTCGTTACGAATGCTTGTGGTACAGAAGGTTATTGTGATCCTGCGTACAGACAAACAAGAATATTGACTAAAGAGTCAGACGTTTATTCGTTTGGTGTTGTATTGTTTGAGGTTTTATGTGGAAGGTTGTGTTTTCAGTCTAATTTACATAGTAAAGAGCAATTGTTACCTCAGTTGGCACAGAAATATTATAAAAAAGAAAAACTGAAAATGATTATTGATCCTACTTTGATCAAGTACGTGGAATCAAACTCAGTTAAAAAGTTTGCGCGTATTGCGTATCAGTGTTTGCTGGAAGATCGAAAAGGACGGCCCTCAATGGATTTGGTGTTACAAGAACTTGAGAAGGTGTTAGATATGCTG GATAACACGAATGAGAAGTCAGATTCTCCTATTGCGATCACTTCCAGAGATAAGCTCGACATACATCCCTCGAAGGATGTCGTTTTCAATAAGGGCAGCATG TTACTTTCTAGTGGTGCTGAAGACAAAAATCGTGAGATCAAATCAAAAAAGACTTTCTTTCGACGAAATTGGACACCTATCCCTTTACCTGAATCATG TACTGGATTCTTGGATTATGAGAACAGGGATCAACATAATACCTGGTTAAATCAGTCTGAGCTGAGAGTTAATTCTTCAACGGTTCTAGATGAGATTTTTACGGAACACGTGAGCATGATTGTCGATATTCTTCGCAATAAAAAGTCAGATAATGATGTTAGACCGCCAGGTTTACTAGATGACTTGCTTGTTAAG TGTTTCTCAGTTATAAAGAAGTTATTAGAGAACCATGGTGGTGGGTTCGATGATACATATATCAGGCATTGTGTTGCCATATTAGATCTCTATAAAGAG GTTTCTGGTTTTATCAAAGATGCGCCCGAGAGACTTGTTTATGAATCTGTTGCCTGTGTTACGATAATTATATCTAGAGTAACGCAAGGTCTCAAAGCTTCCGTGGCCACCAAAGATGCTGAGGTAGCGACAAACGGTCCTCGAGAGATATTAGATCATGCTAAAGCATCAGGTGTTATAGATTCTTTGCTTTCTTGCTTAGTGACTTGCGGCACAAGTCTCATATCTGGCTCCTCAAAATTGTTACTTGTGGCTTGTGAAACATGTGAGGCTATTTGGTCTTTAATAGATGCTTCTGAGATTCAACATACAAAAGAAAATGCACTTGTATTTCCATTTAGCTTGAAGTATTCCATTGCTTCGGATCGGATTAGCATCAAAGGAGGTCCGTTGATGGGTGAAGGTGGAGAAAAAATTGTGGAATTAGTGACACAAGCATTCCTTGGATCCGAACCTATGCAAGTTGCTATTTTCTATTGTCTTCGACAACGCTTAGAGGCCTCGTGGTCTTCTGTAATTCAG ATTATCTCAAGGTGCTGCATTCATAATAATTCAGTTGCTACTGTTGTATGTGGTCTCTCTAGTACCTTACATGTTAACATAGCGATTAGCGGAAGTGGTGATAATACGATAGTTTCGGAGGTTTTTTCAATAATATCTCTTTGTGCTTCATTCGATAGAGACCCACAAACAGGAGACACAATAAGCCTGAAAAGTAAAGTATCCAATCCAAATGCGTTAATTCACCACGCGTGCCTTCTTCTAGCTTCAGTTGCACAATCCTTAAATTCGACTGGAGTAAAAACTGCACTTTCTATGCTTACCTCTTCACCAAAAAGACAAAAATCCCGCCTCTCTGACCTGGCCCATCATTATTCTCTATGCGATGGAGTACATAATATTCAACCCCATTCTATGTCTGCAATGCTAGCATTTGCATCCATTTTGTACCTAGAAATTGATGCTCCTAATCAAAGATCAATTCATAAAAAAGCCTTTCCATTAATTTCAAAGAGTACAACACTTTGTGATTACCTCAAAATCTTATCAACAAATGCTCAAGGAGATAATAAAATCATGTTCTCATACTGGCACGGATTTAGGGACGGGTTTGTTGGTTTATTGTGTTACAGATTATATTGGGTCGGTGTTTCAGATTTGGAGGACTCGGGTACTAGTGATCATATCCCTAAAACTCTTATAGATCTGTTAGGAAACAAGCAATCAAATGAGATTGGTTTGTCAACTGTCGGGGTTTTGAGAACGATTTACTTGTTATTCTTGTGTCTTAAAGGTGGTAGCTCCTTTTTTCACCAGGTGTTGCTTACAAGGGAACATGTAAAAATATTGTGTGATTTAATATCGGATGTTCTTTTGTGCGAAGGACCTGGTGGCGGTGATAAATATAAAATTGTGAAATATACAATTGAACTTTTAGTTGATATTTTGGAGTTTCCATTTGTGGCTTCTGAGGAGAGCAATCTTCTTCAAGACATGGAGTCTGGGAATAGGAAGGATATGCTTAAAGACATAGAAACAAACATGGATAAGTATGTTCAAATCCTTTCGGAG GTAGGAGTTCCTGGAAAAATAGTCAAGTGTTTGCAACTTTTGGAGGTGCACGACACGGCAAGACCTCTTTCACTTGTAACCAAGATGGTAGTTCACCGGTCACTAGTTGTTGAACTTGTTGACGATCTCTTAGATCCAATTATTATGAAAAAGTTACTTGACGATATATCACCATATTATGTCAAGGTGGACGTTCTGGAAATACTTACAAAATTAGCAGAAATGGATGAG GATTTCTATGAACACATAAATGGAGCAGATATTTTTGAACAGTTGAGAACATGTCTTACACATGTAAAACCAAGTGTGCGTGCCTGGGCGTGCGATGCTATAAAACAAATGTGCTTACATAGCTCCTATTTCTATGGTTTGTTG GCACATCACGACATCATTAGTGTATTGGCTAATCTGTTATTTGATAAAGACAACTACCCCCTGGGATTTGCTGTGAGGGCT ATTTTATATACAGCGTTCCATAGTGACTTTTTATATGAAGAACTAAGGAAATGTATACCACAACTTGCACAACTGTTGCTATCTGCAGAGTTTTACACCACAAAACAAAATGTTGCTAGTTGTCTTCACAATCTTTCTTTCCACTCCGATAAACTTGGTCAAGATATGATCTCCAAAGGAGCAATAGAT GCTTTATTAAAGGTGGTATCAGACTACTCAGTTGTAGCACTCGACCCAAGCAAGATTGATGATATTACTGAGACGCCATTAGATAGAACTCTTAGTACATTAGCTAAAATGTGTGATTATCCACTTTGTAAGAAGTTCATCAGTTCATCAAATGTGTACCCAGCCATTGGAGAATTACGCCAGTCACCAATTGAAGACATTGCCAACCACGCTACTAAAATTATCGACAAAACCTCTTAA